One Sphaerisporangium krabiense DNA segment encodes these proteins:
- a CDS encoding SRPBCC domain-containing protein, which translates to MVSNSLERLLRHPRERVWQTIFDPAAAEHWLGTVASVMPEREGAALCWVYDAGARMPTVYSGRIEVLDRFRRLELVIGLIACDAEIRMTFELADVPADSGETHTRLKLRQDGFPADGNGRFERDGFLHHWDHFLELLGDYLDGTPKNYHTMHKTELGVIPVGAIRGEGMLVQDVAVGAPADLAGVRAGDVIRSCGDFLFGSLDDLDAWVESHRPGERVELLVGDRVVPVVLRAKQYTPS; encoded by the coding sequence ATGGTGAGCAACAGCCTGGAACGCCTGCTGCGGCACCCCCGGGAGAGGGTCTGGCAGACCATCTTCGACCCGGCGGCGGCCGAGCACTGGCTGGGCACGGTGGCCAGCGTCATGCCCGAGCGCGAAGGGGCGGCGCTGTGCTGGGTCTACGACGCCGGCGCGCGCATGCCGACCGTCTACAGCGGGCGGATCGAGGTCCTGGACCGGTTCCGCCGCCTGGAACTGGTGATCGGCCTCATCGCCTGCGACGCCGAGATCCGGATGACGTTCGAGCTGGCGGACGTACCGGCCGATTCGGGCGAGACGCACACCCGCCTGAAGCTCCGGCAGGACGGCTTCCCCGCGGACGGCAACGGCAGGTTCGAGCGCGACGGCTTCCTGCACCACTGGGACCACTTCCTCGAACTGCTCGGCGACTACCTGGACGGAACGCCGAAGAACTACCACACCATGCACAAGACCGAGCTCGGGGTGATCCCCGTCGGAGCCATCCGCGGCGAGGGCATGCTGGTGCAGGACGTGGCCGTCGGCGCGCCCGCCGACCTGGCCGGGGTCCGCGCGGGCGACGTCATCCGCTCCTGCGGCGACTTCCTGTTCGGCAGCCTGGACGACCTCGACGCGTGGGTCGAGAGCCACCGGCCCGGGGAACGGGTGGAACTGCTGGTCGGCGACCGCGTCGTACCGGTGGTCCTCCGCGCGAAGCAGTACACGCCCTCCTGA